From a single Rhizobium lusitanum genomic region:
- a CDS encoding DNA helicase — protein sequence MRLSAPLYRLKRKARLLSRHETIPLHEALDRIAVEEGLRSWSLLATRADEKTPAGEMFSRLNLGDLVLLGARPRHGKTLMSLRLAIEAMKAGNRGIFFTLEYTERDIQDRFEAIGETFEHFRDLFEFDTSEAISADYIMQRLVSVPKGTLVVVDYLQILDQNRQKPDLMVQVRALKAFAHEKGLIIVFISQIDRSCDLSVKAYPDLEDVRLPNPLDLGLFDKAFFLNKREVQLRAAG from the coding sequence ATGAGGCTTTCCGCCCCACTGTATCGTCTGAAACGCAAGGCGCGATTGTTGTCACGCCATGAGACTATCCCGCTGCACGAGGCGCTCGATCGGATCGCCGTCGAAGAGGGCCTCCGCAGCTGGAGCCTGCTCGCAACCCGCGCGGATGAGAAGACACCCGCCGGCGAGATGTTTTCGCGGCTGAACCTCGGCGACCTGGTGCTTCTCGGCGCTCGTCCGCGCCACGGCAAGACCTTGATGAGCCTCAGGCTCGCCATCGAGGCCATGAAAGCCGGCAACCGGGGTATCTTCTTCACGCTGGAATACACCGAAAGGGATATTCAGGATCGCTTTGAGGCGATCGGCGAGACGTTCGAGCATTTCAGGGATCTGTTCGAATTCGACACCTCCGAAGCAATCAGCGCTGACTATATCATGCAGAGGCTGGTGTCGGTGCCCAAGGGAACGCTGGTGGTCGTCGACTATCTGCAGATACTCGACCAGAACCGGCAGAAACCGGACTTGATGGTTCAGGTCCGTGCGCTGAAGGCCTTTGCGCATGAGAAAGGCTTGATCATCGTCTTCATCTCGCAGATCGACCGGTCTTGTGATTTGTCGGTGAAAGCCTATCCGGATCTGGAGGATGTCCGCTTGCCCAATCCGCTGGATCTGGGACTTTTCGACAAGGCGTTTTTCCTGAACAAGCGCGAAGTCCAGCTTCGGGCGGCAGGATAG